The Dictyoglomus sp. NZ13-RE01 genome includes a window with the following:
- a CDS encoding D-ribose pyranase, protein MKKGGILNPELIAVLSSLGHTDLLVICDAGFPIPKDVKRIDLTLVKNIPRFLDILKAIYEEIVIEKVILAEEIEKTSPELLEKIKEIIGNTPIEFVSHTKFKEISKNAKGIVRSAEFTPYANIILVCGVAF, encoded by the coding sequence ATGAAAAAAGGTGGAATATTAAATCCAGAATTAATTGCGGTTTTATCATCTTTAGGACACACTGATTTGCTAGTTATTTGTGATGCAGGTTTTCCAATTCCTAAAGATGTAAAAAGAATAGATTTAACCTTAGTCAAAAATATACCGAGATTTCTAGATATTTTAAAAGCAATTTATGAAGAAATAGTTATAGAAAAAGTAATACTTGCAGAAGAAATTGAAAAAACTAGTCCTGAACTTTTAGAAAAAATTAAAGAAATAATTGGAAATACACCTATAGAGTTTGTATCCCATACAAAATTTAAAGAGATAAGCAAAAATGCAAAAGGAATAGTAAGATCTGCTGAATTTACTCCATATGCTAATATAATTCTTGTTTGTGGAGTTGCTTTCTAA
- a CDS encoding D-xylose ABC transporter ATP-binding protein (with RbsBCD acts to import ribose into the cell; RbsA contains 2 ATP-binding domain), giving the protein MIILKLEKINKSFPGVKALSDVSLEIEKGEVHAIVGENGAGKSTLMKIIAGIIPNDSGEIYLEGKKIENLNPTIANKLGIVMIHQELMLYPNLSVAENIFIEHDSNNSYLKTINFESIFKEAEKILELLGGDISPRIKVSRLSIGEQQKVEIAKAISKKAKIIIMDEPTSALTITEISKLFDVIRSLKKQGITILYISHRLDEVFEISDKITVLRDGHKIATLETNKTSPSYVVQLITGKTFDTLYTSFHETLSKEEIMRVENLNISSAFVKVKNLCFNLYKGEILGITGLLGAGKTEIARVLWGIEKKDSGEIWIENKRVEIKSPYDALNLGIGLVPENRRQQGLIGQMNVAQNITLPSLSQICWWNFIIDSKKEIEVAKKWIEQLKIITPTLKQKVENLSGGNQQKVVLAKWLATNPKILIVDEPTRGIDVGAKAEIRKLLLELSQKGISILLFSSEIEEVLNLANRILILYKGEPKGILPKNKATRENILYLAMGLEKEAKV; this is encoded by the coding sequence ATGATAATTTTGAAGTTAGAAAAAATAAATAAAAGCTTTCCAGGAGTGAAAGCATTATCAGATGTATCTTTAGAAATAGAGAAGGGGGAAGTTCATGCAATTGTTGGAGAAAATGGGGCTGGAAAATCTACTTTAATGAAAATTATAGCAGGAATTATTCCAAATGATAGTGGGGAAATTTATTTGGAGGGAAAAAAGATTGAGAACTTAAATCCTACCATAGCAAACAAATTAGGAATAGTGATGATTCATCAGGAATTAATGCTTTATCCTAATCTTAGTGTAGCGGAAAATATATTTATCGAACATGATTCTAATAACTCTTATTTAAAAACAATAAATTTTGAAAGCATTTTCAAAGAAGCAGAAAAAATCCTTGAACTTTTAGGGGGAGATATATCTCCCCGGATTAAGGTTTCTCGTTTAAGTATAGGAGAACAGCAGAAGGTTGAAATAGCAAAAGCTATCTCTAAAAAAGCTAAAATAATTATTATGGATGAACCTACCTCTGCATTAACTATTACAGAGATTTCTAAACTTTTTGATGTGATCAGATCCCTGAAAAAGCAAGGTATCACAATTTTATACATAAGTCATAGACTAGATGAAGTATTTGAAATTTCTGATAAAATCACAGTATTAAGAGATGGTCATAAAATTGCAACGTTAGAAACAAATAAAACTTCCCCCTCTTATGTAGTCCAACTAATAACGGGAAAAACATTTGATACTTTATATACTTCCTTTCATGAGACATTATCTAAAGAAGAAATAATGAGAGTTGAAAATCTGAATATTTCTTCCGCTTTTGTCAAAGTAAAAAATTTATGCTTTAACCTTTACAAAGGAGAGATTTTAGGGATAACAGGTCTTTTAGGGGCTGGAAAAACTGAAATTGCGAGGGTGTTATGGGGTATAGAAAAAAAAGATAGTGGGGAAATATGGATAGAAAATAAAAGAGTAGAAATAAAAAGTCCATATGATGCATTGAATCTTGGCATAGGATTAGTTCCAGAGAATAGAAGACAACAAGGACTTATCGGACAAATGAATGTCGCTCAAAATATTACTCTTCCAAGTTTATCCCAAATCTGTTGGTGGAATTTTATAATTGATTCTAAAAAAGAAATAGAAGTAGCTAAAAAGTGGATAGAACAGCTAAAGATAATAACACCTACTTTAAAACAAAAAGTAGAGAATCTTAGTGGTGGAAACCAACAGAAAGTAGTCTTAGCAAAGTGGTTAGCTACTAATCCAAAAATCCTAATAGTAGATGAGCCAACACGAGGAATTGATGTAGGAGCAAAAGCTGAGATAAGAAAGTTACTTTTAGAACTTTCTCAAAAAGGCATCTCTATATTACTTTTTTCTTCAGAAATAGAGGAGGTATTGAATTTAGCTAATAGAATTTTAATTCTTTATAAGGGAGAACCAAAAGGGATTCTACCTAAAAATAAGGCCACAAGAGAAAATATTTTATACTTGGCAATGGGTTTGGAAAAGGAGGCAAAAGTATGA
- a CDS encoding erythritol/L-threitol dehydrogenase, with protein sequence MSLFMNLPDKMKAVVVYGPKDYRLEERPVPKIGREEVLVKVLATGICASDVKTYYGHRVWGSEDIPPYIQTPVIPGHEFIGEVVALGEGAKEKHGIDIGDWAIAEQIIPCGKCRFCKEGKYWMCQQHDIFGFIKDRAEGSWAEYMKYPANSIIHKVPYSIKPEYAATIEPLACAIHAVERANIQLNDVVVIAGMGPIGLFMLQIAKMKGPGLLIAIDLKQNRLEIAKNLGADIVINPLEEDVVKKVLDLTEGYGCDVYIEASGSKSAVIQGLKMIRKLGTFVEFGVHAEPTCVDWSIIGDVKELNIYGAHLGPFCYPKAIRYLEEGKVKVDSIVTHILPLQNFQEGIELVHNGENSIKIILKP encoded by the coding sequence ATGTCCCTTTTTATGAATTTACCTGATAAAATGAAGGCTGTTGTAGTTTATGGTCCTAAAGACTATCGACTTGAGGAGAGACCAGTTCCTAAAATTGGCAGAGAAGAAGTTTTAGTAAAAGTTCTTGCTACTGGTATATGTGCAAGTGATGTTAAAACTTACTATGGGCATAGAGTTTGGGGCTCAGAAGATATTCCTCCCTATATCCAAACACCAGTGATTCCTGGACACGAGTTTATAGGTGAAGTAGTTGCATTAGGAGAAGGGGCAAAAGAAAAACATGGTATTGATATTGGAGATTGGGCAATAGCTGAGCAGATTATCCCTTGTGGTAAATGTAGATTTTGCAAAGAAGGAAAATATTGGATGTGTCAACAACACGACATTTTCGGATTCATAAAAGATAGGGCAGAAGGATCTTGGGCAGAATATATGAAGTATCCTGCAAACTCTATCATCCATAAAGTACCATACTCCATCAAACCTGAGTATGCTGCAACTATTGAGCCTCTTGCATGTGCTATTCATGCTGTGGAAAGAGCAAATATTCAACTAAATGATGTAGTAGTAATTGCGGGTATGGGACCAATTGGTCTCTTCATGCTTCAGATAGCAAAAATGAAAGGTCCAGGACTTCTTATAGCCATAGATCTAAAACAAAATAGATTAGAAATTGCAAAAAATTTAGGAGCAGATATAGTTATTAATCCTTTAGAAGAGGATGTAGTGAAAAAGGTTTTAGATCTTACTGAGGGTTATGGATGTGATGTGTACATAGAGGCAAGTGGTTCAAAATCTGCAGTTATTCAAGGTTTAAAGATGATAAGAAAATTAGGCACTTTTGTAGAGTTTGGGGTACATGCAGAACCTACTTGCGTGGATTGGTCTATAATTGGAGACGTAAAAGAACTAAACATATATGGAGCCCATTTAGGTCCTTTTTGTTATCCAAAGGCAATAAGGTATTTAGAAGAAGGAAAGGTCAAAGTAGATTCAATAGTTACCCATATTCTCCCTCTCCAGAATTTCCAGGAAGGAATAGAATTAGTTCATAATGGAGAAAATTCTATAAAAATAATCTTAAAACCTTAA
- a CDS encoding ribose ABC transporter permease has protein sequence MITKDKWEWISERREIFPFFALLGLIIVSTILSPYFFTIINLRNILAQVAVIAVLAAGETFVILVGGIDLSPGSVLALSGAVVAYLMKFLNIHPFLSIILALLVGISAGLINGFLVTKVKIPSFVATLSMMAIARGGALIITGGSPISLFPPSFRIIAKYFGPISGLTFIMIFIYILGQFILSKTRLGRYIYALGGNEEALRYSGIKADKVKIFVFAFSGFCASLGGIMLTARLDSAYPIAGEGYELDAIASSVLGGISFVGGIGSLIGTFMGALIMTILGNILNLLQVPPFYQYIARGLVLAIAATSLARGVKFAK, from the coding sequence ATGATCACAAAAGATAAATGGGAGTGGATTTCTGAAAGAAGAGAAATCTTTCCTTTTTTTGCCTTGTTAGGACTCATTATAGTTTCCACCATTCTTTCCCCATATTTTTTTACAATTATAAATCTTAGAAATATATTAGCTCAAGTAGCTGTAATAGCCGTTTTAGCAGCTGGTGAAACTTTTGTAATTCTCGTAGGTGGAATAGATCTTTCTCCTGGTTCGGTTCTTGCACTTTCAGGAGCGGTAGTAGCCTATCTAATGAAATTTTTGAATATACATCCTTTCCTTTCTATAATCTTAGCACTACTCGTAGGGATAAGCGCAGGTCTGATTAATGGATTTTTAGTAACAAAAGTAAAAATTCCATCTTTTGTAGCTACACTATCCATGATGGCAATTGCAAGAGGTGGGGCATTAATAATCACTGGTGGTTCCCCTATTTCCCTTTTTCCTCCATCCTTTAGAATAATAGCAAAATATTTTGGTCCTATTTCTGGACTAACTTTTATAATGATATTTATTTATATTTTAGGTCAATTCATTCTCTCTAAAACAAGATTAGGAAGATATATATACGCTTTAGGGGGAAATGAGGAAGCTCTAAGATATTCTGGAATTAAAGCAGATAAAGTAAAAATCTTTGTTTTTGCATTTTCAGGATTTTGTGCATCATTGGGAGGTATAATGCTTACTGCAAGATTAGATTCTGCATATCCTATTGCTGGGGAAGGTTATGAATTAGATGCCATTGCTTCATCAGTACTTGGAGGTATAAGCTTTGTAGGTGGAATTGGCTCTTTAATAGGAACATTTATGGGCGCTTTAATTATGACTATTTTGGGTAATATTTTAAATCTATTACAAGTTCCTCCTTTCTATCAATACATAGCTCGAGGCTTAGTATTAGCAATAGCAGCTACATCTTTAGCTCGAGGAGTTAAATTTGCTAAATAA
- a CDS encoding D-ribose ABC transporter substrate-binding protein (periplasmic substrate-binding component of the ATP-dependent ribose transport system), producing the protein MKKFTKILSLLLILSLLVSLGTAQRRLRFGLFICSLAHPFFLDMKDGAEDAARKLDVALATFDARNDVELQTKQIEDAITMRFDAILLNPITAEGLVSAVKKANEAKIPVFTLDRDVVGGDRVCYIGTDNVKAAELGGKKLWELLTATKRSMPYNVVILEGLPGASSAIEREKGFKNALKPYIDAGNIKIVADLTARFDRATGLKVMEDIIAREKKIDAVIAANDEMALGALEALKSAGYKIGFPDGVIIVGFDAITDAVEAVKRGEFAATVAQAPYIMGYWGVDAAYQYKKLRWTPPKDTPTYAPTGAKLLGTPVMVVTKENVGKLNEIVKTPVPIPGSKR; encoded by the coding sequence ATGAAAAAATTTACAAAAATACTTTCTCTCTTATTAATTTTAAGTTTACTCGTTTCTTTAGGAACTGCTCAACGACGTTTAAGGTTTGGATTATTTATTTGTAGTTTGGCACATCCTTTCTTCTTAGATATGAAGGATGGAGCAGAAGATGCGGCAAGAAAACTCGATGTTGCTCTTGCTACTTTTGATGCAAGAAATGATGTAGAACTTCAAACAAAGCAAATTGAAGATGCAATTACTATGAGATTTGATGCTATACTTCTAAATCCTATAACAGCGGAGGGATTAGTTTCTGCTGTTAAGAAAGCAAATGAAGCTAAAATACCTGTATTTACCTTAGATAGAGATGTTGTAGGAGGAGATAGAGTTTGCTATATAGGGACAGATAATGTAAAAGCTGCTGAGCTTGGCGGAAAGAAGCTTTGGGAATTATTAACAGCTACAAAAAGATCAATGCCATATAATGTAGTAATTCTTGAAGGACTTCCTGGCGCATCTTCTGCAATTGAAAGAGAAAAAGGATTTAAGAATGCATTAAAACCATACATAGATGCAGGAAACATTAAAATCGTAGCGGATCTAACTGCAAGATTTGATAGGGCAACAGGTCTAAAAGTTATGGAGGATATTATTGCACGAGAGAAAAAGATTGATGCAGTTATTGCAGCCAACGATGAGATGGCCTTAGGGGCTTTAGAAGCTTTAAAATCAGCAGGATACAAAATAGGATTCCCTGATGGAGTGATTATAGTAGGTTTTGATGCAATAACTGATGCTGTAGAAGCGGTAAAAAGAGGTGAGTTTGCTGCAACAGTGGCTCAAGCTCCTTATATTATGGGTTATTGGGGTGTAGATGCAGCATATCAATATAAAAAGCTAAGATGGACTCCTCCAAAGGATACTCCAACCTATGCACCTACTGGAGCAAAACTTTTAGGGACCCCAGTTATGGTTGTAACAAAGGAAAATGTGGGAAAACTAAACGAAATAGTTAAAACTCCTGTACCTATTCCTGGAAGCAAAAGGTAA